Proteins found in one Corynebacterium sanguinis genomic segment:
- a CDS encoding DUF3253 domain-containing protein — MREGIVDKLAARAAESSLCPSEVARDLGDDSWRDVMPAVREAAAQLALRGVVVATQGDTVVQADAAKGPIRIRRGPQWSTPVAP; from the coding sequence TTGCGTGAAGGGATCGTCGATAAGCTTGCTGCTCGCGCCGCAGAGTCCTCTCTCTGCCCGTCCGAAGTGGCGCGCGATCTCGGCGACGACTCCTGGCGTGATGTGATGCCAGCAGTGCGCGAAGCAGCCGCTCAGCTCGCTCTTCGCGGTGTCGTCGTGGCCACTCAGGGCGACACGGTGGTCCAGGCCGATGCCGCGAAAGGGCCGATTCGGATCCGCCGCGGACCGCAGTGGAGTACGCCTGTTGCTCCGTAG
- a CDS encoding RNase H family protein produces the protein MTTPAKPTAVIHHTAHLSSCADTLVITAAVNGEIVHANRQLVSSSFEVLNWLVDAVSETWKHQCDGMIVYISDPTIRRLLRDIPDAYPGLEVRDVVTGPALKATWEACSRAHSLDLHGPVEAHMPERAAHYVYATDASKGKSGRLVGIAAVGASGTKCEVLSRVTSATTVLEGEFAAVHMILEQVRYCLDARELDLVTDSLTVARIINSPSRRPVAQDYERRAMAELDRVRASGVTVRVSWVRGHAGNPLNELADRAAVAARRCKQWEQPRGPIVNKLRDELRELLSSAHPADFVPATPLPGSTKAIGA, from the coding sequence ATGACCACTCCCGCGAAACCCACCGCAGTTATCCACCACACAGCCCACCTCTCCTCCTGCGCGGACACGCTCGTTATTACCGCCGCCGTTAACGGCGAAATAGTGCACGCCAACCGGCAGTTGGTCTCCTCGTCGTTCGAGGTCTTGAACTGGCTTGTCGACGCAGTCAGTGAAACGTGGAAGCACCAGTGCGACGGCATGATCGTGTACATCTCCGACCCCACGATTCGCCGCCTGCTTCGAGACATCCCCGATGCCTACCCCGGTCTTGAGGTCCGCGACGTAGTTACCGGCCCCGCTCTGAAAGCGACATGGGAAGCGTGCAGCCGGGCCCACTCACTGGACCTGCACGGGCCGGTTGAGGCACACATGCCCGAACGCGCCGCCCATTACGTCTACGCAACCGACGCCTCGAAGGGAAAGTCCGGAAGATTGGTCGGTATCGCCGCCGTGGGCGCGAGCGGCACGAAGTGCGAGGTGCTCAGCCGCGTCACCTCCGCAACAACCGTGCTGGAAGGGGAGTTCGCGGCGGTGCACATGATCTTGGAGCAGGTCCGGTACTGCCTGGACGCGCGTGAGCTCGATCTCGTGACCGATTCGCTGACGGTGGCGCGGATTATCAATTCACCCTCGCGCCGCCCTGTCGCGCAGGACTACGAGCGACGCGCCATGGCGGAGCTCGACAGGGTGCGCGCATCCGGGGTCACGGTTCGCGTCAGCTGGGTGCGCGGCCACGCCGGCAACCCACTCAACGAGCTCGCCGATCGCGCCGCGGTGGCGGCTCGCCGCTGCAAGCAGTGGGAGCAGCCGCGGGGGCCGATCGTGAACAAGCTTCGGGACGAGCTCCGGGAGCTTCTCAGCTCGGCCCACCCCGCCGACTTCGTGCCAGCAACTCCGTTGCCCGGCTCGACGAAGGCCATTGGGGCATAG
- a CDS encoding DoxX family protein yields the protein MNGIQKALAPVFATAGALHFIKPQPFDSIVPPQLPGSARSYTYASGVAELATAALLATKRTRKAGGFAAAALLTAVWPANVYMAQLWRKKPWYLQIVSIGRVPLQIPLIRAAWGIYKGRS from the coding sequence ATGAATGGCATCCAGAAGGCCCTCGCCCCAGTTTTCGCCACCGCGGGCGCTCTCCACTTTATTAAACCGCAGCCTTTTGACAGCATCGTACCGCCACAGTTGCCGGGCAGCGCGCGGAGCTACACCTACGCGTCCGGCGTTGCGGAACTGGCGACGGCCGCGCTGCTGGCCACCAAGCGCACCCGGAAGGCCGGCGGTTTCGCCGCCGCGGCACTGCTTACCGCCGTGTGGCCCGCGAATGTGTACATGGCGCAGCTGTGGCGAAAAAAGCCGTGGTACTTGCAAATTGTCAGCATTGGGCGAGTCCCGCTGCAGATCCCGTTGATCCGAGCGGCGTGGGGGATCTACAAGGGCCGGTCCTAG
- the glnA gene encoding type I glutamate--ammonia ligase, with protein MAFTNTDDVVKYIKDEGIEFLDIRFTDVPGTEHHFTLPASAFDEEAAKAGMAFDGSSIRGFTTIDESDMVLLPDPTTAHRDPFRDVPTLNMKFFVHDPFTYEPFSRDPRNVAKKAEEYLASTGIADSASFGMEAEFFIFDKVSYAAEANTSFYHVDSDEGWWNRGNENMLDGSPNLGNPTRNKGGYFPNTPVDKTQEVRDAIVKNLQLVGFDVERFHHEVASGGQNEINYRFDTLLHAADDLQTFKYIVKNTCHQYGKVATFMPKPLAGDNGSGMHAHQSLWKGGNPLFYDESGYGGLSDIARYYIGGLLHHAPAVLAFTNPTLNSYHRLVPGFEAPINLVYSQRNRSAAVRIPITGANPKAKRIEFRAPDPSGNPYFGLAAMLMAGIDGIKNRIEPHAPVDKDLYELPPEEAATIPQAPTSLEGVIEALRQDHDFLTEGDVFPEDLIDTYINYKIVNEIAPNRLRPTPLEFEMYFDC; from the coding sequence GTGGCTTTCACTAACACCGACGACGTCGTCAAGTACATCAAGGATGAGGGAATCGAATTCCTCGACATCCGCTTTACCGACGTCCCTGGCACAGAGCACCATTTCACCCTGCCCGCATCCGCCTTCGACGAGGAGGCAGCGAAGGCCGGAATGGCGTTCGACGGCTCCTCCATCCGAGGCTTCACCACCATCGACGAGTCGGACATGGTCCTGCTCCCGGACCCCACCACCGCGCACCGCGACCCGTTCCGCGACGTGCCGACGTTGAACATGAAGTTCTTCGTCCACGACCCGTTCACCTACGAGCCGTTCTCCCGCGACCCGCGCAACGTGGCGAAGAAGGCCGAGGAGTACCTCGCCTCCACCGGCATCGCTGACTCCGCGTCCTTCGGCATGGAGGCCGAGTTCTTCATCTTCGACAAGGTGTCCTACGCCGCTGAGGCGAACACGTCCTTCTACCACGTCGATTCCGACGAGGGCTGGTGGAACCGCGGCAACGAGAACATGCTCGACGGCTCCCCGAACCTGGGCAACCCCACTCGCAACAAGGGCGGCTACTTCCCTAACACCCCAGTGGACAAGACCCAGGAGGTACGCGACGCGATCGTGAAGAACCTGCAGCTGGTCGGCTTCGATGTGGAACGCTTCCACCACGAGGTTGCTTCCGGGGGCCAGAACGAGATCAACTACCGCTTCGACACGCTCCTGCATGCCGCGGATGACCTCCAGACGTTCAAGTACATCGTCAAGAACACCTGCCACCAGTACGGCAAGGTTGCCACCTTCATGCCGAAGCCCCTGGCTGGCGACAACGGCTCCGGCATGCACGCCCACCAGTCCCTGTGGAAGGGCGGGAACCCGCTGTTCTACGACGAGTCCGGCTACGGCGGGCTGTCCGACATCGCCCGCTACTACATCGGTGGCCTGCTGCATCACGCACCTGCAGTGCTCGCGTTCACCAACCCGACGCTGAACTCCTACCACCGCCTGGTCCCGGGCTTCGAGGCCCCGATCAACCTGGTCTACTCCCAGCGCAACCGCTCCGCCGCGGTCCGCATCCCGATCACCGGTGCCAACCCGAAGGCCAAGCGCATCGAGTTCCGTGCACCGGACCCCTCGGGCAACCCGTACTTCGGCCTCGCCGCCATGCTCATGGCCGGCATCGACGGCATCAAGAACCGCATCGAGCCTCACGCCCCGGTGGACAAGGACCTCTACGAGCTCCCGCCGGAGGAGGCCGCCACGATCCCGCAGGCACCGACCTCTTTGGAAGGCGTCATCGAGGCCCTGCGCCAAGACCACGACTTCCTCACCGAGGGCGACGTGTTCCCTGAGGACCTTATCGATACCTACATCAACTACAAGATCGTCAACGAGATCGCGCCGAACCGCCTGCGCCCGACCCCGCTCGAGTTCGAGATGTACTTCGACTGTTAA
- a CDS encoding SAM-dependent methyltransferase, with protein sequence MDNKDHNVTPTDDPREFWDARYASASSVWSGRVNAALGAVVEPLDLGSALDLGSGEGGDVCWLAQRGWFATGVELSAVAVERARKLAEAAGCQDRARFIADDLTTWRPPSGQRYDLITASF encoded by the coding sequence ATGGACAACAAAGATCACAATGTCACCCCGACGGATGATCCACGCGAGTTTTGGGATGCGCGCTACGCGTCCGCCAGCAGCGTGTGGTCCGGGCGGGTCAACGCGGCTCTGGGTGCCGTGGTTGAACCGCTCGACCTAGGCAGCGCGCTTGATCTCGGGTCAGGAGAAGGCGGTGACGTGTGCTGGCTCGCGCAGCGTGGCTGGTTCGCCACTGGTGTGGAGCTGTCTGCGGTCGCCGTCGAGCGCGCTCGCAAGCTCGCGGAGGCAGCCGGGTGCCAAGACCGCGCGCGGTTTATTGCGGATGACCTCACCACGTGGCGCCCGCCGAGCGGGCAACGCTATGACTTGATCACCGCGAGTTTCTAG